GGCTCCTCAGACAGCTCAGTGGAGAAGGGGTTCACAGGGACAGGTCACTCCTAACCCCAACCTTTACCCTCACACACCATTGTGGGCAGCCTCTTTTCTCAGCTACCACATCTCCTGGCCAGTCACATGCGCCTCCACAGAATCTCCAGAAGTCAGGGGAGTGGGGTTTCATTCAGTTGGTTGTGTTTCGTGTTGTTGACagtcatgtagaccaggctggccttgaacttgaactcaatgtgtaaccaaggatgaccatgaactcctgatcctcctgcctcaacatcctgggtgctggggtaACAAGTGTGTGTCAGTTCCTTTCCCTGCCTTCCtacctcccctttcttttctttttctcctttgcaatgtatgcctgtgtgagggcatcagatcccctggaactggagttacagacaggtgtgagctgacttgtggttgctgggaattgaacccaggtcctctgtaaacagccagtgttcttaactgctgagccatctctccagtgtcctCCTCCTTTCTAGTAGCAATATGTGGCCACATATTTGTGCCCCATAGATGGAGACCATCTTGACCTCAGAAGGAAATGACTAACAGTCACCTCCGAAGGCTGCCCAGATCTCATCTTTGTtgtcccagtactcaagaggagGCGGCAGAAGGATCATGGTTCCAAAGTTAACCTCGGCTATgtagtgagtccaaggccagccttagtGCAAGAAATGTAAGAATAAACCCTATATTTCCCTTTTTGTATTCTTTGGGTTTAAGTCTACGCTCGcctacatatcaagttcaaggctagcctgggctacttgagacacctcctcctcctcctcctgggttcctttttctccattagACAATGACAGGCGTGGCAGAGAGCACACAGCATCACTCCCCAGGCCAGGCCCCAGCCTCTGTCTCTTTAACCTTGAAGGCATTTTTGGGTCTCACGTGTCAACCCAGGCGGTAGCCGCCAGTGAAGAGACTTACTTCAGAAGAAcggcatggggtggggggtgggggcttaGGTGGCCTCTGCCTCACCTACAACTGCCAAAAGTGGTCATGGGGTTATTTTTAACACCAGGGAAGAGGTATTTATTGTTCCACTGCAGAGTGGGGCCAGCAGGTTCGTCGAATTCCCCAGAGGCAGCAGCCAGCTCCAGACACCATGGTGAGTGACCAGGGGATACTTGAGGGAAGATGCAGAATGGGCAGCCAAGGACCCCattggaggaggagggaggctcTCTCGACCCCCAGCCCTGGATGGGCGAGCACCTTGAACAAGCCATGCAGAAGGACCCCAATCAGTGTCCCCAAGGAACCACAAAGAGCAGCTACTCAGGGGACTTGCAATCATCAAATAAAAgagggtttttgcttgtttttggtttgggttttggtttgggggtgatttcattttttgtttgctttttggtttttgttttgcttttctctacCTACTGCTTCATGGCCTCTCAGGAAATCAATAACTCCCCGAGTTAGCCAAATGAGAGTGGAGGCTTTTAAGGATCAAATTTAATTTTTCCCCCATTCTGGCAGCCAGGAAAAGcgtttttttctggttctgtctTTTGAACTTGCGAATGTTGAAAGCTTGTCCATCGTAGTAGTAGTTGGGTAGTTCCCAACTGTTagtcagagagagacagcagCTAGGAGCACAGACTGAGTGagtttctgtggctgtgtgacCTGGGATAATTGATTTGCCCTCTCTGAGCCTCCAGTACTTCTGTCTCCTTGGTGGAGCAGAGACAAGAATTAGATAATGTTTGCATGCTTTTAGGTGTCATTTTTGCTCTCATGTTGTCTGGGCAAAGGAGACCCACTCACCAGAGCCCGGCCCAGGGCTCAGCTGTGTCTAATggctgtcccccacccccaaacttaggcaccaaagaaagccaagaagaggGTAGAGGGTGGAAGTTCCAACGTGTTCTCCATGTTCGAGCAGACCCAGATCCAGGAGTTCAAGGAGGTAGGTGTGGCAGTCTCCCTCCCCCCATAGGAGGACACCCAACCCAGGAAATAACCTGTGTGCCCACATGCCCAGGCTCATCCAGACTGTGTCGAACCCTAAACAAATGCTTGGTCTTAGTTAACTTTGtggattataaaaaaaaaagtgctcccCTGGCAGACATGCAGGGAAGTTTCCAGAAAAGCACAGAACAGAGTAGGTGCTGAGGAGCCACAGTTGCCCACTGGCGGTCTCTGCTCACCAGCATTTTGGTCACCCGTGTCCTGAGATCCTCAGTCGCTCCTGTGCTTTGGGCGGGGAGGGGTGGCAAAAAGATGagtgacagagaggaagagatacAGAAGGATGGTGGGAGGGCCAAGTCCAGCTCCTGGTCCCTAAGGTCCTTCCCCATTCTCCTCCGGGGCCTGGGCTCCTGGAGCTGGGCAGCGTGGCCATCCATCCACGTCCATCACCGCTGTCGTGCCCCTGCATATTAACCATAGAGAATTTCCTTTCCAAGCGCCAAAGCGGGAAAGGGCAGGGCTGCCTCGGACATCTGAGGACAGTTCTGTGAGAAGCCTGTTGCCCTCAACAGTGGGGCTGTGCCTTGCTGCAGGCACCTCTGGTCCTAACTAAAGTGGTAAAGTGAAGCCACTGGCCATGGCCAAGAAGGACAGGCTCAGAGTTGTGTCCAAGCAGCACCATGAGGTCCTCACTCCCACCTGGACCttggttgggggggggcggggttgaGGAGGCGCTGTGGTCACAGAAGCACCTCTAGACAGATTTTAAGATGGTACCTCTGTCCCTGCTTACTCAGAAGGCAGGAACACCACCTCCTGTGGGTCACCAGGGTTACTCTTACCATAGTTTCAACAGTTACCACAGTGGAACCTCAGGACACAACTGTCACCTCAAAAAAGGGTGGCCCACATTCCTCTTGGTAGACTTGCTCCCTGTGTGAAATCCTGCCTTCAGGGTTCATCCTGGCTGTGACGAGGATTGAAGCATTTCAGGGCTAAACCATATTCCGACGTGTGATCCTCATTTGGTGTCTCATTCCTCTCTTGTAGGACGTTAGGGTTTGCCTGGTGCTCTCATGTTAGAATGTTATGGAcagggcttttgttgttttttgagatgagatTTCTCTCTGCAGGCCTGGctcttctgaaactcactctgtagacaaggttggcctcaaactcacagagatccatctgcctccacctcatgggtactgggattaaagttgtgcgccgtCACAGCCCAGCTTCTGGACAAGGTTTTATGGGGACATGTTTTTGATTCTCTAGACTGGGGGCCTAACGGGGAGACTATAGTTAAATCAACTCAGACTGTTTCCAGTCCTTCAAGTCCACTCTGTCGTGGTCCCTGAAGTTCCCAGAAACCCCTCCCCTGGCCTCAGCTGAGCTGTTCCTGCCCCACAGGCCTTCACAATCATGGACCAGAACAGAGACGGCTTCATTGACAAGAATGACCTGAGGGACACATTTGCTGCCCTAGGTATGTGGCACGAACCCTGCGCAGAGGCTTCTTCCAAAGCCAGGGTAGGATGTGGAGGATGGGGAGTACAGGCATCAGAGGAAGCCAAGAGCCCATTTGTCATCTTCCAAAGTGCCAGCTGCCGCTGGCCTTTTGGAGCTACTCCAGTGGTCTTTACATGCTTCTCCTTTCTATTTaacccagggtgtgtgtgtgtgtgtgtgtgtgtgtgtgtgtgtgtgtgtggtggggggtttTATAGCACATTCCTGCCTCATAATAGAACATTCAAGCTACtcagaaaagaataaaggagaaaacaattaCCCAAAAGGCTATGTTCTAGTCAACACTTCAGTCTCAAACACTGAAATCCTTCCACATACCTGCCTTTCAAGTTATTGGGGTCATCTGGTTTGGGATTTTGGCTTATTTAAGATCTCAGCAGTGTGATCCTGCCTCCCGGTACCACCTGCTCCCATCCTCAGAACTCGGGCCTCAGAGAACAGCTCTGTGGGCTGTGTGCTATGCAACTCACCTTGCAGCTGTGCAgcctttgattttaaaaagtcttcagAAGGGAACAGCTTTGTCTAATTTGCACAAAGACAATGTTCTGTGACAGCAGAGAAAGCAGGGATGTGATGCTCCACAGCTGTGGGTTGCAGCGGGCCTGACAAGCATTCCCTCAGTGACTGGGGACAGAGCCCTCTGCTGGCATCTCAGAAGGGCATTGCAATTGAAGGGCTTTTCTTACTTACGTTAAAGGTGTCAGGCCTGAagacatcattcattcattcatttaatgaGCTCAGgactcatgtaacccaggctagcctcaagctcattatgtagcccacGAGGACCTTGAAGTTCTGGTCCTCCTCAGTGCTTagattacaggcattcaccaccatgcctgatttatgtggtgctgggggtggaacccagggtctcGTGCATACTAGGCAAATACTGAATCCCCTGAACCATATCCCCAAACCTTGACATTGTTTTAGCCAGCACACTCCACATCCAATGCTGGGTGGCTGCTGGAGAACACTGCTGAGGAAATCTGTCCTAggtcagcctctctctctctctctctctctctctctctctctctctctctctctctctgtctgtctctctctgtctctctctgtctctctttctctcataaacacacacacaccccactgtCCCCTCCCACCTCTGAGTCCTGGTGTCTCTCCTAGGACGAGTGAACGTGAAAAATGAAGAGATTGATGAAATGATCAAGGAAGCTCCAGGTCCAATTAACTTCACTGTGTTCCTCACAATGTTTGGGGAAAAACTTAAAGGTGAGGTCACgcttgtgagcatgtgtgtgtgtgtgtgtgtgtgtgtgtgtgtgtgtgtgtgtgagagagagagagagagagagagagagagagagagagagagagagcaaacatgtgtaagcatgcatgtgctagtgtgtgtgtgtttacctctGGCATGAATTAAATTCTAGAAGAGACAGCATGGGTGCAAGGTGGGCAGCTCAAGTGGACAAGGACCCATTGAAAATTAGTGTgaaagagctggagagacagctcaatggttaagagcactgactgctcttacaaaggacccaggttcaaatcccagcagcacccacatggtggttcacaaccatctgtaactccatttctaggagGTCCAATACTCTCTTTGGGCCCcagacacacatgtagtacatagacatacatgcaagcaaaagactcatacacatgaaaaataataaaaagaagaaaatagcatAAAGCCACCAGGGCTGCTGCTTCAGCTGAAGGTGGGGCTGTTCGAGCAGGGGGGCGGTGCTCCAGCAGGGGGCTGCTCCTCTAGCAGGGGTCTCTCCTCTGGGCATGGGGAGGCTCCTCTAGCTGGGATCACTCCTGCAGCAGGGGGCACTGCTCCAGCAATGGGCTATTCCAAGTCCTCTACTTAGCCTTGGGCTGATCCACTGACACATTTCAGAGCACCTGAGAGGCCAGCTCTACTCTAAGCCCCAGGTTAGATAGAAAGCCAACTTGCTTGAAGCTCCCCGCAGTCCACAAAGTCAGAGAGTCACACTGTTCAGTCTTGTTCTTGAAACCTCTCTTGCATTTGACTTCCTGTTGGCTCCTCAGCTTCCCCTTAAgatcctatttttatttatgtgtatatgtgcatagcACACTTGTGCAGTGTCCATGAAGGCCACAAGAAGGTGACATTGCTGGAAGCTGGAGTTCCAAGAAGTTGtaagctgccgtgtgggtgctcagagcagcaagccctcttgttgagccaactccccagccctcTTTCAAACCCACATCTCCCTGAGGGAAATGGCCTTGCCCCGGCTCCTCTGACTCAGggggacctgggttcacttcctGCGGCCCCAGTGGCTCCAGTCCCGACAGATGGATGATCCTACCTTCTCTTGCAGGGGCTGACCCCGAGGAGACCATTCTCAACGCATTCAAGGTGTTTGACCCTGAAGGCAAAGGGTCGCTGAAGGCTGACTAGTGAGTGGCTCCTGAGGGAGAGGGATTCCCACTTTCTACCCCCAACATATGTCACCAACACTTGCTCTCTCCTCTCCTACAGTGTCCGGGAGATGCTGACCACACAAGCAGAGAGATTTTCCAAAGAGGAGGTACAGGGTCCCAGCCTTCACAGCAGCTCTCTCTCGCTCTAGTGTACATCACCCAAGAATCGCTCGCTCACAGGACTTTAGACTTTAACCTCactgtgcctcagtctccccatctGTCAAGGTGGGATGAGAACATAAGCCACTGGCACATACCACGAGGCTCGGTGGTGTTCACAATGCACAATGCCATCACAGGGCCAGGGCACAGTGTCTTTTGGTGGTTCAAGCCAGTTCAAGTTCAAGCCAGCAAGGCCTCATGACACAGGCCTGCCATCCCAGCTACcagagaagctaaggcaggaggattgcaggttTAAGGCCTGCGCAGGCTACAGAGTGCAACTTGGTCAGacctgtcacaaaataaaagtaacaagGCAGGGGCTGTAGCTTGGAGCCAGAGCACTCACCTGGTGTGCAAggaaccctgggttcaatccccaacactgcAAGATAGAGAAAAGTGGGGGAAACAATAGTAACCATTCAAAAACATATGTGGGGTGGTGCCTTTTAACAAGAGTCTCACTACACAGCCCTGGCCAGCTTGGAACTTACTATTTAAACCAGATGACTTTAAATTCtcaatcctccagtctctgcctccctgtgctgggatcacatgcttCATCTAATACtttttaaacagagaaactgCATGTAAAATAACCCACCTCGATTTCTGATTCCCCTCCAAGAATATGACTTCTCTGGCCATGTGACCACAACTGGTCCTCTGCCTGCATTCAGCCACAGTC
This genomic stretch from Cricetulus griseus strain 17A/GY chromosome 4, alternate assembly CriGri-PICRH-1.0, whole genome shotgun sequence harbors:
- the Myl2 gene encoding myosin regulatory light chain 2, ventricular/cardiac muscle isoform — protein: MFEQTQIQEFKEAFTIMDQNRDGFIDKNDLRDTFAALGRVNVKNEEIDEMIKEAPGPINFTVFLTMFGEKLKGADPEETILNAFKVFDPEGKGSLKADYVREMLTTQAERFSKEEIDQMFTAFPPDVTGNLDYKNLVHIITHGEEKD